Proteins found in one Salvia splendens isolate huo1 chromosome 10, SspV2, whole genome shotgun sequence genomic segment:
- the LOC121752924 gene encoding mitochondrial import inner membrane translocase subunit TIM17-2-like, whose product MGTPETSREPCPDRILDDVGGAFGMGAVGGAAFHFLKGTYNSPKGERLIGGSQAVRMNAPRVGGSFAVWGGLFSTFDCTMVYMRQKEDPWNSIIAGAATGGFLQMRQGMGAASRSALFGGVLLALIEGAGIMLNKVMSAPQNLPPMEDPVPNVAGMPGYPGQMPGQPSVSVDSMGAGSSSSSSSPSPSPSPSSSSWFGGLFGQKEEAAPSDGSKTKVLESFDAPTPPTFEYK is encoded by the coding sequence ATGGGCACTCCGGAAACATCTAGAGAGCCTTGCCCGGATCGTATCCTTGATGACGTAGGTGGAGCTTTTGGAATGGGAGCTGTTGGTGGTGCAGCCTTCCATTTCTTGAAAGGTACCTATAACTCTCCCAAAGGTGAGCGTCTGATCGGGGGTTCTCAAGCAGTTCGCATGAATGCCCCTCGTGTTGGTGGGAGTTTTGCAGTGTGGGGTGGGCTCTTTTCCACCTTTGACTGTACAATGGTGTACATGCGGCAGAAAGAGGATCCATGGAACTCGATCATAGCAGGTGCAGCAACGGGAGGCTTTCTGCAGATGCGTCAGGGAATGGGTGCTGCTTCTCGGTCAGCATTGTTTGGTGGCGTTTTACTTGCTTTGATTGAGGGAGCTGGGATAATGTTGAACAAAGTGATGAGTGCACCACAAAACTTACCTCCCATGGAGGATCCCGTTCCAAATGTGGCTGGTATGCCTGGATATCCCGGTCAAATGCCTGGTCAGCCTTCAGTAAGTGTTGACAGCATGGGTGCaggatcttcttcttcttcctcatcaccatcaccatcaccatcaccatcttCTTCGTCATGGTTTGGAGGCCTTTTTGGTCAGAAGGAAGAGGCAGCGCCAAGTGATGGAAGTAAGACGAAGGTGTTGGAGAGCTTTGATGCGCCAAC
- the LOC121750552 gene encoding signal recognition particle 19 kDa protein-like, whose product MDVDLQNIKKWVILYPIYINSKKTLAEGRRINASKACENPTCTEVYDCCTHLKIPCVIETEKAYPRDFMQRGRVRVMLKKADGSFSNPAITSRKQLMLQVAELVPRHPGRTKKQEAATSAAAGSSKSGKGGKKKR is encoded by the exons ATGGATGTCGATTTGCAGAATATCAAGAAATGGGTGATCTTGTACCCAATTTACATAAATTCGAAGAAAACCCTAGCTGAGGGGCGGAGAATCAATGCCAGCAAAGCTTGTGAAAACCCTACATGCACCGAGGTTTACGATTGCTGCACTCACCTGAAAATCCCCTGTGTGATTGAG ACTGAGAAGGCATACCCTCGAGATTTTATGCAAAGAGGTAGAGTGAGAGTGATGTTGAAAAAGGCAGATGGTAGCTTCTCAAATCCAGCTATTACTTCGA GGAAGCAACTGATGCTTCAAGTTGCAGAGCTGGTTCCTCGACATCCGGGTCGAACGAAGAAACAGGAGGCTGCCACATCAGCTGCAGCCGGCTCTTCTAAATCTGGAAAGGGTGGAAAGAAGAAGCGGTAG